CGGGCACCAGCACCGAAGTCCCGCTGCTGACCCAGGAGTCCGCGCCAGATGGCATCCTGATCGACGCGGGCTTCGACCTGGTCAACGGGCAGACCCTGAACCTGGTGGCCGATTTCGACGCCTGCCGCTCGGTGGTGCCGAAGGGCGGCCAGTACCTGCTGCGTCCGTACGTCAAGGCCGTGCAGACGGTCAAGAACGGCATCACCGGTTTCGTCGCCCCAAGCCTGCTCGGCGCCCATGCGCTGGTGACGGCGCAGCAAGGCGGCATCATCGTGCGCGCCACCGTGCCTGATCCGGTCACCGGCGAATTCTTCCTGTCGCGCCTGAGTCCCGGCAACTACGACGTGGTGATCACCGCCGACGGCCGCTCCGCCGCGGTGATCGCCGCGGTGCCGGTAGCGTCCGCGGTCAGCACGGTCGCGCTCAATGGCTCCGCCGCGCCGCTGACGCTGCAGGCCAGCGGCATCGGGCGGATCGACGCGAGCCTGTCGCTGATTCCGGCCAGCCAGGTGCAGCCGGCGTTCGGCAGCGCGATCCAGAGTTTCGCGTCGGGCCCGGTGGTGACGATCAACTACCGGATCGCCGACCTTGGCACGGGCTCGGTGCGCTTCGACAACATGCCGGTGGCGGCGCCGCTGCTGGCCCCGTACGCCGCCGGGCAGCCGCTCGCGTTCAGCGCCCAGACGGTCACGCCGGGCGTCGGCGTCTACACGGTCGCCGCGTCCGCGCCTGGCTACACCACCACGCGCACGCTGCCGTTGCCGACCGTCGGCAACTGATCCGGCCCCGGCCGGCGCGCGCCTCAGCGCCGGCCGGGGTTGCTGATGAGCGGGCCGCCGTGACGGCGCTGTGCAGTACAATGCCGAGTTGCCGTCATGGCAAACGCGCGTTCACGAGGCTTCAAAATCGACCCGATTCTCCTATCCATCCTGCTGGCGACGACCATCGCCGGCGTGTTTTCCATCACCGCCGCGGCGGTGTTTTCGTTCGCGCTGCTGTCGAAGATGGTCGAGCGCATGGTCAGCCTGTCGGTCGGCATCATGCTGTCGACGTCGCTGCTGCACGCGCTGCCGGAAGCGTTCGATTCGAAGGCCGATCCGCGCAGCTTGTTCGGCACTTTGCTGGCCGGCCTGCTGTGTTTTTTCATGCTCGAGAAACTGGCGATCCTGCGCCACTCGCACCATCACGAAGGCGACGGCCACCACCACGCGCACGGGCACGACGCGCGCGAGGCGGGCAAGGCGGGATGGATGATCCTGATCGGCGACGGCATGCACAACTTCACCGACGGCATCCTGA
This window of the Massilia sp. R2A-15 genome carries:
- a CDS encoding DUF4382 domain-containing protein; this encodes MKTTLHNFRLIALTTMAAAIVTACGGGGGGSSGVSAPAPAPAPAPAPAPAPAPAPAPAPAPAPAPAPTPAPDTTVPTPLPDQAPVPTWTFPATDTGSTPAPAPAPAPAPAPAPTPLPTVLFGTVKFGVVAEPACGFDAVNVTVTKVRFHPSATAAPSDPGWTEIPVQPARRINLANMRNGALEALATAALTPGQYGQARLVLDPNNAHDTTNSVVVTGTSTEVPLLTQESAPDGILIDAGFDLVNGQTLNLVADFDACRSVVPKGGQYLLRPYVKAVQTVKNGITGFVAPSLLGAHALVTAQQGGIIVRATVPDPVTGEFFLSRLSPGNYDVVITADGRSAAVIAAVPVASAVSTVALNGSAAPLTLQASGIGRIDASLSLIPASQVQPAFGSAIQSFASGPVVTINYRIADLGTGSVRFDNMPVAAPLLAPYAAGQPLAFSAQTVTPGVGVYTVAASAPGYTTTRTLPLPTVGN
- a CDS encoding ZIP family metal transporter → MANARSRGFKIDPILLSILLATTIAGVFSITAAAVFSFALLSKMVERMVSLSVGIMLSTSLLHALPEAFDSKADPRSLFGTLLAGLLCFFMLEKLAILRHSHHHEGDGHHHAHGHDAREAGKAGWMILIGDGMHNFTDGILIAAAFLANPQLGLVTGLAIIAHEIPQEIGDFIVLLNAGFTRTRAYVFNLLCSLMAVAGGLLGYFTLDRASGLIPYVLVFAASGFIYIAVSDLMPQMQRRATVRESVPQVLLIGAGVLIVLFLTGGHRA